One Electrophorus electricus isolate fEleEle1 chromosome 10, fEleEle1.pri, whole genome shotgun sequence genomic region harbors:
- the LOC113584546 gene encoding alpha-amylase 1-like, protein MKVKAKWCLLALGFGLGFSQYCSQQGGSIVHLFEWRWSDIADECERYLAPNGFAGVQISPPSEHVVVSKPHRPWWERYQPVSYNLCSRSGTEQELKNMITRCNNVGVRIYADIVINHMCASDAGEGRHSTCGSYFNAIREEFPSVPYSATDFNDDKCTSRSGNIENYQDIYQVRNCRLLGLLDLALEKEHVRGRVIHYMNSLVDMGVAGFRVDACKHMWPNDLKVIYGQLRDLSPKWFPKGSKPLIYQEVIDLGDEPIKASEYHSLGHVTEFKYSTLLGSVFRKRNGYKLSNLRTWGESWGLMPSDKAIVFVDNHDNQRGHGAGGASILTFWEPRLYKMAMAFMLAHPYGMTRVMSSYRWDRHIVNGKDENDWVGPPSYPDGSTKPVPISPVGSCLDGWVCEHRWPQIRNMVSFRSIVNGQPFSNWWDNGANQIAFGRGDRGFIIINNDECPLDATLKTGLAPGTYCDVISGQKTEGHCTGKQVTVDTSGRAHFSISHTDQEPFIAIHTHSKL, encoded by the exons ATGAAG GTAAAGGCAAAGTGGTGTTTGCTGGCACTGGGTTTTGGACTAGGCTTTTCCCAGTACTGTTCCCAACAAGGAGGTTCGATTGTCCATTTATTTGAATGGCGCTGGTCAGATATTGCGGATGAGTGTGAGCGATATTTGGCACCCAATGGCTTTGCTGGAGTTCAG ATTTCTCCTCCCAGTGAGCATGTTGTGGTTTCCAAACCACACAGGCCATGGTGGGAGAGGTACCAGCCAGTCAGCTACAATCTGTGCTCCAGATCTGGGACAGAACAAGAGCTGAAGAACATGATCACCAGATGTAACAATGTTGGG GTGAGGATCTATGCTGACATTGTCATCAATCACATGTGTGCATCGGACGCAGGGGAGGGCAGGCACTCGACCTGTGGCTCATACTTCAATGCCATACGAGAGGAGTTCCCATCTGTGCCCTATTCCGCCACCGACTTCAACGATGATAAATGCACCAGCAGGAGCGGCAATATTGAGAATTACCAAGACATTTATCAG GTGCGAAACTGCCGTCTGCTCGGTCTCCTTGATTTGGCACTGGAGAAGGAGCATGTGCGTGGGAGGGTCATCCACTACATGAATTCTCTAGTGGACATGGGTGTGGCTGGCTTTCGGGTGGACGCCTGTAAGCATATGTGGCCAAATGACCTGAAGGTCATATATGGACAACTCCGTGACCTTAGTCCAAAGTGGTTTCCGAAAGGCTCCAAGCCTCTCATTTATCAAGAA GTCATTGATCTGGGGGATGAACCAATTAAAGCCAGTGAATACCACTCGCTTGGACATGTTACAGAGTTCAAATACAGCACTCTGCTGGGTTCTGTCTTTCGCAAACGGAACGGGTATAAACTCTCTAATCTCAG GACCTGGGGCGAGAGCTGGGGATTGATGCCTTCTGACAAAGCCATAGTGTTTGTGGATAACCATGACAACCAGAGAGGTCATGGGGCTGGTGGGGCATCCATTCTGACCTTCTGGGAGCCCAG ACTCTACAAAATGGCCATGGCATTCATGCTAGCCCATCCCTATGGAATGACCAGAGTGATGTCAAGCTACCGTTGGGATCGGCACATTGTGAATGGAAAA GATGAGAATGACTGGGTTGGGCCTCCTAGTTATCCCGATGGCTCTACAAAGCCTGTCCCCATTAGTCCAGTGGGCAGCTGTTTAGATGGGTGGGTCTGTGAACACCGCTGGCCCCAGATCAG GAATATGGTCTCCTTCCGCAGTATAGTGAATGGGCAGCCTTTTAGCAACTGGTGGGACAATGGAGCCAACCAGATTGCATTTGGACGTGGAGATCGTGGCTTCATAATCATCAATAATGATGAATG TCCTTTAGATGCCACTCTGAAGACTGGTCTTGCTCCTGGGACCTATTGTGATGTCATCTCCGGCCAGAAGACAGAAGGTCATTGTACTGGAAAGCAGGTTACCGTGGATACCAGTGGCCGAGCCCACTTTAGTATCAGCCACACAGATCAGGAACCCTTCATTGCGATCCACACACATTCCAAACTGTGA